The genomic interval GTCAAAAAATCAATACAAAGTTTGAATGGTGTTATTGGAGTAGTAGTTTTTATTCCCCCCCCTAAACAATCAGAGCGATTTAGCGTTGAAAATATTTGAGGGGCCTTactagaaaacaaaaaaagtagaaATAGTGAATTTGCTTCTAAActcaagatgaataataataatttgaataACGTACCGCTGAAACGGCAATCCTCCGATCTCGCGTCGTCGTTCGTCTGCAGTTCGCAGTCCTGTTTAGTTTCCATAGCGACCAGTAAACACAAAGGCTTGTAAAGCTTTCAGTTTATACGGTCAAATCAAATTACCACTCCTCCGAATTTTTGGGAAATGGGTTAAACGCtttaaaatttgatttgatgaaCGTTTACATCTAACTACTGGCACTTTTACATTTGTAGGCGTCAAATACGTCATCACCACGCGTCGGCCAGTGACTCACATAAACGCACCACTCTCGAACTCTGCTGAAGAACCCgtcctattttttatttttttacatttatttaagtATTATTATTGGGTCACACGtcaaaaatacactcaaaaaTTCCAAGGAGCAGTTCCGTCAAGTTTAAAGCAGGACTTGTTCTGACGATGGATAGTGAAATTCAACGAGACGGTCGAGTTTTGGATCTCACTGATGATGCCTGGAGGGAAGACAGACTGCCTTATGAAGACGTCACCATCCCGTTGGTAAGTCAAATTCATGTATTTTACCCAACAAAGTAAGTATGGGACATTGTACAGagtcaaaaataaatgtcaaatttctCAAGACGAATGCTTACGTTTTAAATGTTATGTTCAGGAGGAAATATGTCTTGGATGCCTACTACTAGTAATTTGATTCCAGTAATCcattttcccctctttttttttttaatcagggtGAACTTCCTGAGGCTGAACAGGACAACGGGGGCTCCACAGAGTCCGTGAAGGAACAAGAGATGAAGTGGACAGACCTTGGCCTGCAGTGTCTCCACGAAAACACTCCAAACACAGGGAGTTAAATCACGAGCTGGGTACACCAGTACATTCACAGTTTTGCTTTGTGTCTTACTTGCAATATGGAGACTTATGGTCTCATGACCACTTGCTAGTGTCGCGTTTCTACGTTAATCTCTTCAGTTATCTGAAGTTATATTCCTTTCTGTGTACGAAGACAAAGCTTGGCGTGTAAATATCAAATGTTTATGTAGTGTCTTTGGTATaattaaaattcaaaataagaCAGCCATTGTGTTTTAATTTAAAGGGAACAAAATTTGAAAGGACTTGTATCAGTTGTTTATCCTGTGCAAGATCACGCATACATTAAAACAATGAACTCATGCCTTATGAGCATCTATACAACACTCACACAAAAGATTTCCATCATGTATCCCAAGATTTCTATAGAATGCTATACTGCTTAATTGCTGTGCCTATGCAAACTTGCGAATAA from Corythoichthys intestinalis isolate RoL2023-P3 chromosome 5, ASM3026506v1, whole genome shotgun sequence carries:
- the anapc13 gene encoding anaphase-promoting complex subunit 13; translation: MDSEIQRDGRVLDLTDDAWREDRLPYEDVTIPLGELPEAEQDNGGSTESVKEQEMKWTDLGLQCLHENTPNTGS